In the Drosophila takahashii strain IR98-3 E-12201 chromosome 3R, DtakHiC1v2, whole genome shotgun sequence genome, one interval contains:
- the LOC108069832 gene encoding ankyrin repeat and SAM domain-containing protein 1A encodes MGKDQEFLEAARNGNISHIEKVLTQKAKRAGPLASLRRGTGVNFQDSGGSSALHHACLNGHEDIVRLLLAHEASPNLPDSQGSSPLHLAAWAGETEIVRLLLTHPYRPASASLQTKDKETPLHCAAQHGHTGVLALLLHHDADPNMRNVRGETPLDLAAQYGRLQAVQMLIRAHPELIAHLGTEALERGTPSPSSPASPSRAIFPHTCLHLASRNGHKSVVEVLLSAGVSVNLLTPSGTALHEASLCGKESVVRTLLKAGINLAATDSEGRTALDILREFPPHVTKHIVAVINNFRNQMDTDEGDEVIYRQHSGPPNSGRGQGKHHSQQQQAHSNHYHFNSNNHLLNHSHSMQQSGYSKQRLSAGNGGPYNGGKSLDSALQPEDRFYQDLNAHSPLHSQNEMVGGYSVSPSSSLSSFEPASVSPRSRCSTGGLGQPMQMSTFAPAGPPKKPPRRNLSVSPTHAGPGQQFSYSSPSSQSQSQSHGYGHGQNQMRRQPPSDSPYSHQSHGSVGGMSFDETQMRERQRNDRLYASARQSTRSAIAGELSLSSSNDMLDRQCSSSELNSETSVPNSSGDSPATNSMKRPIPAPRSATTKLSKELLKSAESATLKSYNPNRKLKRNRNSSGASAAAKSNGGDENFEAKQQIPSSPTHYKQPPTPDHPPPSSSQAERTIHERIRPLSQEYKRRSALLQLQAAQQLMIETGSSPSKLLPTLSTPGYDYDDTVTVVPRCPAPSSGSLSSSISCSDHSLSHSTDYVEEFVSDVPFAGLLKGASQLPLLKEQCELKIQEVENKPQQTLPRVRPPIPIKPAVPERKFVKPPTTPTNQPAEANGNSSGEVVIKPPRSPSKSPSKSSGKSPAKSPAKSPGSGQSAARNSINLLSPFNAEEARKKISEIIENFGSGILNTSITPTHDIELDFEDMEVPNERRELATRLRSAGLLHLERMLFENGYDNYKFVHNVFEEPDIPLLHIPERDAAKLLRFVQSLPPAEFQPQVPLKTQQENKQMGVATLQQWLNTIALPEYLEFFNKHLYNTIESVCGVWDVELQTVLEINKLGHRRRILQSLAYIRQMRDSDSKSLKTPLGENNETNQLTTNGNGTVREAPPRIPANPVHHRNSITGYRKSRPAPPPPAPPARKTPALQIRAPSELLLGLPANLRTTEWRHSAQTLLNEHINYEVQYLGSTVVKELRGTESTKKSIQKLKSSAEGEGKSGSPLSLAISHRGVEFNDVSSKRTICEHEIQNINCACQDSEDLRHFAYITKEQDLHYCHVFLVASTDLASEIILTLGQAFEVAYQLALRDGISTTPALLLDNGMLQGEYCGGK; translated from the exons ATGGGCAAGGATCAGGAGTTCCTGGAGGCGGCGCGCAATGGCAACATCTCGCACATCGAGAAGGTGCTCACCCAAAAGGCCAAGAGAGCCGGACCGCTGGCCAGTTTGCGACGTGGAACTGGGGTGAATTTCCAGGACAGTGGTGGCTCCTCGGCCCTGCATCATGCCTGTCTGAATGGCCACGAGGACATAGTTCGACTGCTGCTGGCCCACGAGGCCTCACCAAATCTGCCTGACTCCCAGGGATCTTCGCCTCTTCATTTGGCCGCCTGGGCTGGCGAAACGGAGATTGTGCGACTCCTGCTGACACATCCCTATCGACCGGCCAGTGCCAGTCTGCAGACCAAGGACAAGGAGACCCCGCTGCACTGTGCCGCCCAGCATGGACACACGGGAGTCCTGGCCCTGCTCCTGCATCACGATGCGGATCCCAATATGCGCAATGTGCGCGGGGAAACCCCTTTGGATTTGGCCGCACAATATGGCCGACTGCAGGCGGTCCAAATGCTGATACGTGCCCATCCGGAATTGATAGCCCACCTGGGCACAGAGGCCTTGGAACGGGGCACCCCGTCGCCCTCGTCGCCAGCATCCCCTAGCCGGGCCATCTTTCCGCACACCTGTCTGCATTTGGCCAGTCGAAATGGCCATAAAAGCGTCGTCGAAGTCCTTTTGTCCGCCGGCGTCAGTGTGAATTTGCTAACTCCTTCGGGAACTGCTCTGCATGAGGCATCGCTGTGCGGCAAGGAGAGTGTGGTGCGGACTCTCCTAAAAGCTGGCATCAATTTGGCCGCCACCGACAGCGAAGGACGCACCGCCCTGGATATTCTGCGCGAATTTCCACCGCATGTCACCAAGCACATTGTGGCTGTGATCAACA ACTTTCGTAACCAAATGGACACCGATGAGGGCGACGAGGTGATCTACAGGCAACACTCGGGACCACCGAATTCAGGACGTGGCCAGGGCAAACACCattcgcagcagcagcaggcccaCAGCAATCACTACCATTTCAACTCCAACAATCACTTGCTGAATCACTCACACTCGATGCAGCAGTCAGGATACAGTAAACAGCGGCTGAGTGCCGGAAATGGTGGACCCTACAATGGAGGAAAGTCCTTGGACAGTGCCCTCCAGCCGGAGGATCGTTTCTACCAGGATCTCAATGCGCACTCCCCTCTGCATAGTCAGAA TGAAATGGTTGGCGGCTACAGTGTGAGTCCCTCCTCTTCGCTGAGCAGCTTTGAACCGGCTTCGGTGTCACCCAGATCCCGTTGCTCCACCGGCGGCCTTGGCCAGCCAATGCAGATGAGCACTTTTGCTCCAGCAGGACCTCCCAAAAAGCCCCCAAGACGCAACCTCTCCGTGTCACCAACCCATGCCGGACCTGGCCAGCAGTTCAGCTACAGCTCCCCATCCAGTCAGAGCCAAAGTCAGAGCCATGGTTATGGTCATGGTCAAAACCAGATGCGTCGTCAGCCACCCAGTGATAGTCCGTATTCCCATCAGAGCCATGGAAGTGTTGGCGGGATGAGTTTCGATGAGACGCAGATGAGGGAAAGACAGCGCAATGATCGTCTTTATGCCAGTGCCAGGCAGAGCACAAGATCAGCCATCGCCGGAGAATTGAGCCTGAGTTCAAGCA ATGACATGTTGGATCGTCAGTGCAGCAGCTCGGAATTAAATAGCGAGACGAGTGTCCCGAATTCTAGCGGGGATTCACCTGCTACCAACTCCATGAAGCGACCAATTCCAGCTCCTCGAAGTGCCACCACCAAGCTTTCCAAGGAACTATTGAAATCCGCAGAAAGTGCCACCCTCAAGTCGTATAATCCCAATCGAAAACTAAAGCGCAATCGAAACAGCAg tGGTGCAAGTGCGGCGGCCAAATCCAACGGTGGCGACGAGAACTTTGAGGCCAAGCAGCAGATCCCCAGCAGTCCCACCCACTACAAGCAGCCACCCACGCCGGATCACCCGCCGCCGAGCTCTAGCCAGGCGGAGCGGACCATTCACGAGCGGATTCGACCGCTGAGCCAGGAGTACAAGCGTCGATCCGCTCTGCTCCAGCTGCAGGCGGCCCAGCAGCTGATGATCGAGACGGGCTCCTCGCCATCGAAACTGCTGCCCACGCTGAGTACGCCGGGCTATGATTACGACGATACGGTGACGGTGGTGCCCCGCTGCCCAGCTCCCTCCTCCGGATCCCTGAGCTCCAGCATCTCGTGCTCGGATCACAGTCTCTCCCATTCCACCGACTATGTGGAGGAGTTTGTCAGCGACGTGCCCTTCGCGGGGCTGCTTAAGGGCGCCTCTCAGCTGCCCCTTCTCAAGGAGCAGTGCGAGCTGAAAATCCAGGAGGTGGAGAACAAGCCACAGCAAACTCTGCCCAGAGTGCGTCCGCCCATTCCCATCAAGCCGGCGGTGCCGGAGAGAAAGTTTGTGAAGCCGCCGACGACGCCAACCAATCAACCGGCGGAGGCCAATGGGAATTCCTCGGGCGAGGTGGTAATCAAACCGCCAAGATCACCCTCCAAATCCCCTTCCAAATCCTCTGGCAAATCGCCTGCCAAATCACCCGCAAAATCTCCAGGAAGTGGTCAGTCTGCGGCAAGAAATTCCATAAATCTCCTGAGTCCTTTTAATGCGGAGGAGGCACGCAAGAAGATCTCCGAGATTATCGAGAACTTTGGCAGCGGCATCCTGAACACCAGCATAACGCCCACCCACGACATCGAGCTGGACTTTGAGGACATGGAAGTGCCCAATGAGCGAAGGGAACTGGCCACACGTCTTCGCTCCGCAGGATTACTTCACCTGGAAAGGATGCTCTTTGAGAATGGTTATGATAACTACAAGTTTGTG CACAATGTATTTGAGGAGCCCGATATTCCGCTGCTGCACATTCCCGAACGCGATGCGGCCAAATTGCTGCGTTTTGTTCAAAGTCTGCCGCCGGCGGAGTTCCAGCCGCAGGTGCCGCTGAAGACGCAGCAGGAGAACAAGCAGATGGGCGTGGCCACGCTGCAGCAGTGGCTTAACACCATTGCCCTGCCGGAATACCTGGAGTTCTTCAA CAAACATCTCTACAACACCATCGAGAGCGTGTGCGGAGTTTGGGATGTGGAGCTGCAGACGGTGCTGGAGATCAACAAGCTGGGCCACCGGAGACGCATCCTGCAGTCGCTGGCCTACATCCGCCAGATGCGCGACAGTGACTCCAAGTCGCTGAAGACGCCGCTGGGCGAAAACAACGAAACCAACCAGCTGACAACGAATGGCAATGGAACCGTCAGGGAGGCTCCTCCGCGGATACCCGCCAATCCCGTGCATCACCGCAACTCCATTACGGGCTATCGCAAGAGTCG aCCCGCACCACCGCCACCGGCTCCACCAGCTAGAAAGACGCCCGCTCTGCAAATAAGGGCTCCTTCGGAGCTTCTGCTGGGTCTTCCGGCCAATCTACGGACCACCGAATGGCGCCACTCGGCGCAGACTTTGCTCAACGAGCACATCAATTACGAGGTTCAA TACCTCGGCTCAACGGTTGTGAAAGAACTACGTGGCACAGAGTCCACCAAGAAGTCCATACAAAAGCTGAAGTCCTCAGCTGAAGGTGAAGGCAAATCGGGGTCACCACTCTCGCTGGCGATTAGCCATCGTGGAGTGGAGTTCAACGATGTGAGCAGTAAG CGCACCATTTGCGAGCATGAGATTCAGAACATCAACTGTGCCTGCCAAGACTCGGAGGATCTACGGCACTTTGCCTATATAACCAAGGAGCAGGACCTGCACTACTGCCATGTTTTCCTGGTCGCAAGCACA GATCTGGCCAGCGAGATTATCCTGACTCTAGGGCAGGCCTTCGAGGTGGCCTATCAACTGGCACTGCGCGATGGAATCTCCACCACGCCGGCTCTTCTCCTGGACAATGGAATGCTGCAGGGCGAGTATTGTGGCGGGAAATAG